CACCGGAAAACCGTAATACCGAAAAATAGTAATACCGAAAAACCATAATACCGAAAAGCTGAAAAACACTGAAATGATATTATGCTTAGggagtaaacaatttttaaaaaacattatattacaatctaatatgttacattatatttattttattatttaattatatagagGGTATGGCAAAGAAACtaccttatttaaaaaaaataataacacgcaGTGTCACAGTGTAGGGGatgtcttttttaaatttttttcaatttacagtcattaaagttttaatttttttttttaaatcatattattaaggcgataaaaaaaataagggcCTTTCTTTTTGTAATAAGACAAGATAGATGAAGGAGTACCTTCCCCTCTTaggctttttttaaaattgatttcacCGACacatcaaaaaaacatttatgttataTCAGGGTTTGTAAAAGGCGAAAAAAGCACACTCTGAAAGTGATTACCAAAAAGCTGAGCACACCATTAAATACAAGAACTGTcccttaatattaaaaaattattaacaagcACTGTCTTtgacataattaaaaattattaactcagtataaatactataacgttaacacaaattttaaaaaagtattagaaTTAGTCATTAGATATTACttagaaataaattttgattcattgataaaaaaatgagTTCCTCGGCATGTCCTGGAGATAGTAATGACCGATGATCTGTAATAATATTCCCTGCAGAGCTAAATATCCTTTCACTAGGCACACTGGTACCAGGTATACATAAGTAATTCATCGCTAGTAATGATACCGTAGGCAATTGTGAATGATATAGTTTCCACCACTGAAGAGGATCGGCATCAAGAGAAATAAATGGCAAGGATACATATTTTTCCAATTCAATTTGGTTTAAGGCTTTGTCGGTCACATTGTTCATAACGGGACAGTTAAAGTTTTCTAAAAATGCTGCTAATCCTACAGCATCATTAAAACAAttgatatcattaatattataattttggtaaaaatatttgaataaaaaaaaatcaatctttACATACCATCATTTTTCTGGACCTTGAGTTCTTTACTTTTAGCTTGGTTGCCTATTTCATCCATTTCAAGTTGAATTGTAATTTTGACTGTATCTATATCTCTTGGATCAATATATGCTGATTTGTACCTTGGATCCaaaaagcatattttttgtaaaaacattctaCTTTCTTCTTTATTAATGTAACGTTTATGAAATGGTCTTTTTATATCATCCTTTAAATGATTTTCAATATgatctaataaattatcaattgtaTTCACACTATCCACATGTGTATCAACATCATCATCACTAATGTCTCCACAAACTTCATTAGTGTTAAAATatgaatctatattattatccttaagTGTACATTGACTTAggattgaaaataattgttcgCAGTCCCCAAAATTCTCACTATTATTCGCTATAGATGATTCTTCTTGTGTTAAGGCACAAGTAAAATTTGATGAATTTGTTTGAAGCAACGTTTTTTCAAGTTTTGTATAAACTGGCCAAATTGAAGAAGCTGTAGCAATCTTTTCTGCACCCATATGTTCACCAAGTGTTTTTAGAGGTTCAACAATTTTGCACATCACCAAAATAAGTTTTTGTTCGTTGCAGTTgggaagacattttatttttcttgatttCAACTTAAATAACACATCATAAAGAGCATCATCATAATTATCTCTTACGAACTGAATAGCAGGTAGATTAGTCCACCATCTTGTAACACATGATGCTGGCATAACTTTTTGTGGAAGATCGAGTTTAATTTGGGCATCTTGAAGCAATCGACGTAAGTTTGAACTATAATGGAATGTATAtcttattttagaaatattagaaataattattttgactggATTTAAATTCATAGATGATGTAACTCCATTATTTAATGTGTGACCAAAACAACTAATATGATTTAAGCCCATTAACTGAACAGCTTTGATCACATTAGTTCCATTATCTGTAGCTGCGGCAGAGACTTTTGATATAGGAATATTCCAATCTTTAAGTGtagattcaataatattttttaaattaaaggcAGTGTGGTCTACATCAAGAATAGCGCAAGCCACACAATATGTTTGCAGAACCCAATCACTATTGATAGTATGAGCTGTTATGCCAATGTAAGGCTGTTGTGCATTGGAAGTCCAACAATCAAATGTAAGCAACAGAAATTGTGCTGAGTTGAgttcatgttttattttacgttttacCTCAAAGTATAAAGCAGGAATTTTGTTGTCAGCAAAAACTTGGCGACTTGGGATAGTATATCCAGGACATATGACAGGCATTAGTATATCCAGGACATTATGACACTGacatatccattttttttttttcatttatgagattttaatgaataattattatatctcgacaattacattttaaaaattaatacaataaataaaataaaaaacattaaactgAATTATCATTGTAAAGTTCACACTCTTAGATTTGAAGCCctgtttgttttataaaatttagtGTGTGTATGATTagcttaatatttttagttgaaagGGCGTTAATAAGAGAAAAATTGATATCTAgggtggaaaaccgattttttaACGTTGTTCTTTGTATAGATAGGGATGAACAATTTAGGAGTAAGTGTTGGAAATCACAATATTCTCCACCGCAATTGGGTAGGGGACAATATGGACTGTTGTTGAGACCCAATTTAAACGAATGGTGAGGTAGTAGGCTATGGCCGGTACGTAATCTGGTATATTTGGTTATGGTGGCGCGGCTCATTTTTAGCGATTGAAACCATGGTTGTCTTggtatgtttttgaataaagaTCTATAACTTGAAGCATAGGACTCTGGTAGGGAATCCCATTCCAACTTCCATAGCTCCTGTGTGGAcatatctattttaatttatattattgcatggaggcataattaatgtatacctaaccaATAACCATTAACCATAGGATAACCGGCATAACTGATAACTATTAGTAAGTTTAAGTATTCACTTCAAACTGTTCAGCAAATAACCGGTATACCAAAAAACCGTCACAAAACGGTACAACGGTTTTTCGGTATGCACCGGTATTACGGTATTACGGTATACCATTGCAGCGGTATTTGTGCAGAAACCGGTTAACCGGTTTTGACGGTATACCGAAAAAACCGTCAACCCTAGTTATATCCCCGCCTGTATTGCCGAAAGTTGTGTGTGGTGGcgtggttgtgtgtgtgtgtgtgtgtgtgtgtgtgtgtgtgtgtgtttgaggcgGCGGCGTGGACAATAAAATTGTCCGTCGACTCATTTCCCGTTTCCCGAACGCGGCGTGTTCCCGGGGCAGTCACTGTTCCAGTGAGGACCTTCACAAAAATGTAGTACATTCAACACTACTATTAAATTTGTCagatagttattttttaacacaaggaaagtgtatttagtatttaccattAACAGCATTTGGTGTATCTAATAGATCAGCTATTTCTGAAATTACATACTTTTCAGCCTCATTAGCATTCTTCTATTCCAAATGCAACTTTTTTGAACCTTGGATCTAACAGAGTAGCTCTTGAAAAACTCGGTGTTATcgtttgtttttcaaaatcatcAAAACGTTTTGTTGTATTGctaatcaaatttgtttttaaagctTGTCCAATTAGCGTTCTTGGCATTTTTGTAACCAACGAATCTTGTaaacctattaataattatttactctgTTGTATCATgtatgcaaaaaatatataaaaaaatattattaactaggtTAAGTAAACAttcatatgtaattattatgtaatacaataacaattagtataattttaagcaGAGTCAGTAAGTATAATGTAACTAGGTTAACCTTTATATCGATACTACCAATAGTGCTTCGattgtaatattgatatataagtaatatgtgAAGACAGAAAGAGGGTCAGTGAGTGGTGATCATGTGACTCGATTACCACTGACCACCAGTGTTAGAGCCAGGTGGCGATCGTGTGACTCGATCGCCACTGGACGTCAAAGTTTAATAAAAGTgcttattatagtatatagtttgtttatttgtatacgTCTGTAATCGGCGTACACGACTACTCTTAagttatgtacttataatatatggtgcactatattgaaataattacctCTTATCAATGGTATCACTTTGGAAATTGTTGGGTATTGCTCTGCAGAAAGCTCTACCGTTAAACAATTGAAGGGTCTCAACAAAGGTATTATGTCTTCAACTATATTACATTCATCGTGGTCAAGGACAATTGGTGGTTCTGTTAAGGAAATTATTGCTATTGTTAGAGGTTCTTTCAGTTGTACAAGTCTCTCCAACATAAATAAAGTACTGTTCTAACTCGTACGGACGTCTTGCTTtacttttaatactttatttatacCCAGCTGTTTctgtttttctattaatatcctATTACCAACTTCACTTCGTTTGAAGAAAGATACAATGTTGCGACatttcttcaaaatattttttaatcctcCTGTTTCATCTGTATCATCCTCCTCTGAAATTTCTAGTGACTGCTgcacaattaaatttaacttgtGAGCTGTACATGGAATCTGTGGAATGTCCATTAACCTTACGGCTAATTTTATATTCGCAGCACCGTCCGTTACAATTGCAACTACCTTATTTAAAATAGTCCACTCCATCAGTTCTTTTGTCATAACTTGGGAAAGATAAACACCTGTATGATTAGACTCCAATTTTTTGGTACACAGAACAACAGTACTTAGCTCTCTTAAATTTGTGTCAACAAAGTGAGCGGTTAATGTCATAAAGGAGTCGGTATTCATAGAAGTCCAAATATCTGTCGTAATTGCTATATGACTTGCtgcatttaatacaatttgcaCATTTCCTTTTACCTTCTCCATTATTTGAGGTATAATTGTCCTACCGAGGGTTCTTCTGCTGTATATTTCGTatctaaaataagttataatatgcatatagttaaatattttcataataaacaatagttaAATCATAAGAAGTTATTTGATTTTAGatgcagtattattataatatattttataatgtgtaaaatCTATGATCATCACCTAGAATCTAAGAGCTTTATCATACGACAAAAGCCTGAGTTTCCTACAATCGACAATGGTTGTAGGTCCTCAGCGATCATCCGAACAATCGCTTCATGAAATTCATTGATTTGATGTTCTGACACAGTtccaaatctaaaaatatatttgaaatgtttaatttgaGGATTAagactataaatttaaataattatgaaaatattaaaatgtagtaTGATACTATTATCCTTTTAACTTCCTGATTAAAAGTTTCCTTCCAGAGgcataacttaaaaattacttaaaatgtttcCAAACCAGTAGGATAATGATTAaatctgaaaatataaattaaaaatcatcaaatatttttcaatacaccaattaaatgtgtacaatattaagaattaagatGAGTGGATTTAtgcaaataattatcaataagcaaacaatataaaaatattacctgtTGGATAAAACCA
This genomic window from Metopolophium dirhodum isolate CAU chromosome 1, ASM1992520v1, whole genome shotgun sequence contains:
- the LOC132951465 gene encoding E3 SUMO-protein ligase ZBED1-like, which codes for MPVICPGYTIPSRQVFADNKIPALYFEVKRKIKHELNSAQFLLLTFDCWTSNAQQPYIGITAHTINSDWVLQTYCVACAILDVDHTAFNLKNIIESTLKDWNIPISKVSAAATDNGTNVIKAVQLMGLNHISCFGHTLNNGVTSSMNLNPVKIIISNISKIRYTFHYSSNLRRLLQDAQIKLDLPQKVMPASCVTRWWTNLPAIQFVRDNYDDALYDVLFKLKSRKIKCLPNCNEQKLILVMCKIVEPLKTLGEHMGAEKIATASSIWPVYTKLEKTLLQTNSSNFTCALTQEESSIANNSENFGDCEQLFSILSQCTLKDNNIDSYFNTNEVCGDISDDDVDTHVDSVNTIDNLLDHIENHLKDDIKRPFHKRYINKEESRMFLQKICFLDPRYKSAYIDPRDIDTVKITIQLEMDEIGNQAKSKELKVQKNDGM
- the LOC132951474 gene encoding E3 SUMO-protein ligase ZBED1-like, which codes for MEKVKGNVQIVLNAASHIAITTDIWTSMNTDSFMTLTAHFVDTNLRELSTVVLCTKKLESNHTGVYLSQVMTKELMEWTILNKVVAIVTDGAANIKLAVRLMDIPQIPCTAHKLNLIVQQSLEISEEDDTDETGGLKNILKKCRNIVSFFKRSEVGNRILIEKQKQLGINKVLKVKQDVRTKPPIVLDHDECNIVEDIIPLLRPFNCLTVELSAEQYPTISKVIPLIRGLQDSLVTKMPRTLIGQALKTNLISNTTKRFDDFEKQTITPSFSRATLLDPRFKKVAFGIEEC